From the genome of Streptococcus lutetiensis, one region includes:
- the rmuC gene encoding DNA recombination protein RmuC, protein MLVITLLLGVIGVTLLVYLLSKIAKLTDDLSQKMDDNADNLSDQVSYQLDLAQKDQVLALNNQLNRLQNDLYTQLNDIRDVLHKSLNENRDRSDQRLEIINRNLTNSVKEMQASNEKRLEEMRQTVEEKLEQTLQNRLKASFETVSKQLESVNQGLGEMKTVAQDVGSLNKVLSNTKTRGILGELQLGQIIEDIMTPSQYEREVPTVSGSSERVEYAIKLPGVEDDGYVYLPIDSKFPLEDYYRLEDAYESGDKEQVELYRKSLLNSIKRFAKDINKKYLNPPETTNFGIMFLPTEGLYSEVVRNASFFDSLRRDENIVVAGPSTLSALLNSLAVGFKTLNIQKNANDISKILGNVKVEFEKFGNMLVKAQKQINTANNTLDSLISTRTNAIIRALNTVESYQDQATKSLLNLPPLEEEDNHEN, encoded by the coding sequence ATGTTAGTAATAACTTTATTGTTAGGAGTCATCGGAGTTACTTTGTTGGTTTATCTTTTATCAAAAATTGCAAAGCTAACTGATGATTTATCACAAAAAATGGATGATAATGCAGATAATTTATCTGACCAAGTCTCTTATCAACTTGACTTAGCTCAAAAAGATCAGGTCTTGGCTTTAAATAATCAGCTCAATCGTCTGCAAAATGATTTATACACACAATTAAATGATATTCGCGATGTGCTTCATAAAAGTTTGAATGAGAACCGCGACCGTTCTGACCAACGCCTAGAAATCATTAACCGTAATTTGACAAATTCTGTCAAAGAAATGCAAGCGTCTAATGAAAAACGCTTAGAAGAAATGCGTCAGACCGTTGAAGAAAAACTAGAGCAGACCTTGCAGAATCGTTTGAAAGCTTCCTTTGAGACAGTGTCGAAACAATTAGAATCTGTTAACCAAGGTTTGGGTGAGATGAAAACGGTCGCTCAGGATGTTGGTAGCTTGAACAAAGTGCTTTCTAATACGAAAACACGTGGTATTCTCGGTGAATTGCAATTAGGGCAAATTATCGAAGATATTATGACGCCAAGTCAGTACGAACGTGAAGTTCCAACTGTTTCTGGCTCAAGCGAACGCGTTGAATATGCTATTAAGCTTCCTGGAGTCGAAGATGATGGTTATGTTTATTTGCCAATCGATTCAAAATTCCCACTTGAAGATTATTATCGCCTAGAAGATGCTTATGAAAGTGGTGATAAGGAACAAGTTGAACTTTATCGTAAGTCACTTCTAAATAGCATCAAACGTTTTGCTAAAGATATCAATAAAAAATACTTAAATCCACCCGAGACAACTAATTTCGGTATCATGTTTTTACCGACAGAAGGCTTGTATTCAGAAGTGGTTCGTAATGCTAGCTTCTTTGATAGCTTGCGACGTGATGAGAATATTGTTGTGGCAGGTCCATCAACGCTATCAGCTCTATTAAATTCGCTTGCTGTCGGATTCAAAACTCTTAATATTCAGAAAAATGCGAACGATATCAGCAAGATTCTAGGGAATGTTAAGGTGGAATTTGAGAAATTTGGCAACATGCTTGTTAAAGCTCAAAAACAAATTAACACTGCAAATAATACCTTGGATAGCTTGATTTCCACACGAACAAATGCAATTATCCGTGCGTTGAATACAGTAGAATCTTACCAAGATCAAGCGACGAAAAGCTTGCTTAACCTCCCACCATTAGAAGAAGAGGACAATCATGAAAATTAG
- a CDS encoding thiamine diphosphokinase: MTKVAVFAGGQLSDFSTGFDVFVGVDRGSLFLLENKLPLDIAVGDFDSVSQDELQEIQHKAGVFIQANPEKDDTDTELALKTVFGQYPKAQVTIFGAFGGRIDHMMSNLFLPGDPDLAPFMRQITLRDKQNSIQFYPAGTCQVLPEAEMTYVSFMADGDADLTIEGAKYNLNAKNFFKKKIYSSNEFLDQQPITVTLASGYLIVIQSKDR; the protein is encoded by the coding sequence ATGACTAAGGTAGCTGTATTTGCTGGTGGTCAATTATCAGATTTCTCCACTGGATTTGATGTCTTTGTTGGTGTAGATCGAGGCAGTTTGTTTTTATTAGAAAATAAGCTCCCGCTGGATATTGCAGTTGGTGATTTTGACTCAGTTAGTCAAGATGAACTGCAAGAGATTCAGCATAAGGCAGGTGTTTTTATTCAAGCTAATCCTGAAAAGGACGACACTGACACAGAACTAGCTCTGAAAACTGTTTTTGGGCAGTATCCAAAAGCCCAAGTGACTATTTTCGGAGCTTTTGGTGGTCGAATTGATCATATGATGTCCAATCTCTTTTTGCCTGGGGATCCTGATCTAGCACCATTTATGCGTCAGATAACTTTGCGAGACAAGCAAAACAGCATTCAGTTTTATCCAGCAGGGACTTGCCAAGTTTTGCCAGAAGCCGAAATGACCTATGTGTCTTTCATGGCTGATGGGGATGCGGATTTAACCATTGAAGGAGCTAAATATAATTTGAATGCTAAGAATTTTTTCAAAAAGAAAATCTATTCTAGCAACGAATTTTTAGACCAGCAGCCTATTACAGTTACCTTAGCATCGGGTTATCTTATCGTTATTCAAAGTAAGGATAGGTAA
- the rpe gene encoding ribulose-phosphate 3-epimerase, whose translation MSNNKIAPSILAADYANFASELKRIEETSAEYVHIDIMDGQFVPNITFGADVVASMRKHSKLVFDCHLMVVNPERFVDAFAQAGADIMTVHAESTLHIHGALQKIKKAGMKAGVVINPGTPVSAIEPVLSLVDQVLIMTVNPGFGGQAFIPEMLEKVQKVAKIRDEKGYDFDIEVDGGVDNKTIKACYQAGANVFVAGSYLFKASDLTAQVETLRVALDD comes from the coding sequence ATGTCAAACAATAAAATCGCTCCATCAATTTTAGCTGCTGATTATGCTAACTTTGCTTCAGAATTAAAACGTATTGAAGAAACAAGCGCTGAGTATGTGCACATCGATATTATGGATGGCCAATTTGTACCTAACATTACTTTTGGTGCAGATGTTGTGGCTAGCATGCGTAAACACAGCAAACTTGTTTTTGATTGCCACTTGATGGTTGTTAATCCAGAACGCTTTGTTGATGCTTTTGCACAAGCTGGTGCTGATATCATGACTGTTCATGCAGAATCAACCCTTCACATTCACGGTGCCCTTCAAAAAATTAAAAAAGCTGGCATGAAAGCTGGTGTTGTTATCAACCCAGGAACACCTGTTTCAGCTATTGAACCTGTTTTGAGCTTGGTTGACCAAGTGCTTATCATGACAGTTAACCCAGGATTTGGTGGTCAAGCTTTCATTCCTGAAATGCTTGAAAAGGTTCAAAAAGTCGCTAAAATTCGTGACGAAAAAGGTTACGATTTTGATATCGAAGTTGACGGCGGTGTGGATAACAAGACTATTAAAGCTTGCTACCAAGCTGGAGCTAATGTCTTTGTTGCAGGATCATATCTCTTTAAAGCTAGCGATTTGACTGCACAAGTAGAAACATTGCGCGTGGCTTTAGATGACTAA
- the rsgA gene encoding ribosome small subunit-dependent GTPase A, producing MQGRIIKSLAGFYYVESDGVVYQTRARGNFRKKGQTPYVGDFVDFSAEDHSEGYILAIHDRKNSLVRPPIVNIDQAVVIMSAKEPDFNANLLDRFLVLLEHKAIEPIVYISKMDLLTSPDEIAVIQKQYQEIGYQFCTFLDELLPLLTDKVTVFMGQTGVGKSTLLNKIAPDLKLETGEISDSLGRGRHTTRAVSFYNVNGGKIADTPGFSSLDYEITNAEDLNKAFPELRRLSRLCKFRSCTHTHEPSCAVKDAVESGELWQSRYDNYLQFLSEIENRRETYKKAVKRK from the coding sequence TTGCAAGGTAGAATTATCAAGTCTCTAGCAGGTTTCTATTATGTAGAATCTGATGGAGTAGTTTATCAAACGCGTGCGCGTGGAAATTTTAGAAAAAAAGGTCAGACACCATACGTTGGTGATTTTGTTGATTTTTCAGCTGAAGACCATTCAGAAGGTTATATTTTAGCGATTCATGACAGAAAAAACAGTCTTGTTCGTCCACCAATTGTTAATATTGATCAAGCGGTGGTTATCATGTCTGCTAAAGAACCAGATTTCAATGCAAACTTATTAGACCGTTTCTTGGTTTTACTTGAGCACAAGGCTATTGAGCCAATTGTTTATATTTCAAAAATGGATTTATTGACAAGTCCTGATGAGATTGCAGTGATTCAAAAACAATACCAAGAAATTGGCTATCAATTTTGCACATTTTTAGACGAATTGCTTCCGCTCTTGACGGACAAAGTAACCGTCTTTATGGGACAGACAGGTGTTGGAAAATCAACATTGCTAAACAAGATTGCTCCTGATTTGAAACTAGAAACAGGTGAAATTTCAGATAGTCTTGGGCGTGGTCGACACACGACACGAGCTGTTAGTTTTTATAATGTCAACGGTGGTAAAATCGCTGACACGCCAGGATTTTCATCACTGGATTACGAAATAACTAATGCAGAAGACCTGAACAAAGCTTTTCCAGAGCTCCGTCGTTTAAGTCGTTTGTGTAAATTCCGTTCATGTACGCATACTCATGAACCATCGTGTGCGGTCAAAGACGCCGTTGAGTCTGGAGAACTTTGGCAGTCACGCTATGATAACTATCTTCAATTTCTCAGTGAAATTGAGAATCGTCGCGAAACATATAAGAAAGCTGTAAAAAGAAAGTAG
- a CDS encoding LytTR family transcriptional regulator DNA-binding domain-containing protein — MRNYLDVKSYLINLNNIVRLDKKEGLVYFDDDKACYVSRKYIKDLRSKMENLK, encoded by the coding sequence ATCAGAAATTATTTAGATGTTAAATCATATCTGATTAACCTAAATAATATTGTTAGGTTAGATAAAAAAGAAGGTTTGGTTTATTTTGACGATGATAAAGCTTGTTATGTTTCTAGAAAATATATCAAAGACTTAAGGTCAAAAATGGAAAATCTGAAATAG
- a CDS encoding LytR/AlgR family response regulator transcription factor, translated as MAKAIREKSRTATIVFVTTYSEFMLLTYRAQVSALNFIDKTDKDDAIKDNFKKCLQKVFEDQGFNIPKKIFVFENNKTKIRIPLQDILYFETAESHRLKLITKTGQCHFYGSIKEVMQANQKLFRC; from the coding sequence GTGGCTAAGGCGATAAGGGAAAAATCACGAACAGCGACAATTGTTTTTGTGACGACTTACTCTGAATTCATGTTATTGACTTATCGAGCTCAAGTTAGTGCACTTAATTTTATTGATAAAACAGATAAAGATGATGCGATAAAAGATAATTTTAAAAAATGCTTGCAAAAGGTCTTTGAGGACCAAGGTTTTAACATTCCTAAGAAAATATTTGTTTTTGAAAATAACAAAACGAAAATCCGCATTCCCTTGCAAGATATCCTTTATTTTGAAACTGCGGAAAGTCATCGCCTGAAGTTGATTACAAAAACTGGGCAATGTCATTTTTATGGTTCAATCAAAGAAGTGATGCAAGCTAATCAGAAATTATTTAGATGTTAA
- a CDS encoding sensor histidine kinase codes for MVSYFLFMDAVAIVKPFHNTVNDAIRGIVAFIYLILLFVFLFYLNFRHGQEQKNELLRNQEMELAALENCSKHVESLYQEVRSFRHDYANVLMSLKVGIDQGNLDDIKKIYNEITANSTKLVKNNKFDLTRLANIIDSGVKSFMSAKFLQAENQGIAISLEVAEKMENPSMPLIYYIRILSILFDNAIEAALESETPEISVANFYQDGNFVFMIENSTKEKSVDLTKIFERGYSTKGENRGLGLATLMDFQDDDENLSVEIRSSDYTFTQVVRIFDA; via the coding sequence ATGGTCTCTTATTTTTTATTCATGGATGCCGTTGCTATTGTAAAACCTTTTCATAATACTGTTAACGATGCAATAAGGGGAATTGTTGCTTTCATTTATCTCATCCTTCTTTTTGTCTTCCTCTTTTATCTTAATTTCCGTCATGGGCAAGAGCAGAAAAATGAATTGCTTCGTAACCAGGAAATGGAATTGGCGGCCTTGGAAAATTGTAGCAAGCACGTGGAGAGTTTGTATCAGGAGGTTCGCAGTTTCAGGCATGACTACGCTAATGTCCTGATGAGTTTAAAGGTTGGAATTGATCAAGGCAATCTTGATGACATCAAGAAAATTTACAACGAAATCACAGCCAATTCGACGAAGCTAGTCAAGAATAATAAATTTGACCTGACTCGCTTGGCTAACATCATAGACAGCGGCGTCAAAAGCTTCATGTCAGCTAAATTTTTGCAAGCTGAAAATCAAGGGATTGCAATTAGTCTAGAAGTCGCCGAAAAAATGGAAAATCCTAGCATGCCATTAATTTATTACATTCGAATTTTGTCGATTCTGTTTGATAATGCCATAGAAGCCGCTTTGGAGTCAGAAACTCCAGAAATCTCAGTCGCTAATTTTTACCAAGATGGTAACTTTGTTTTCATGATTGAGAATTCAACTAAGGAAAAATCAGTGGATTTAACTAAGATTTTTGAGCGTGGCTACTCAACTAAGGGAGAAAATCGTGGACTTGGTCTAGCCACACTAATGGATTTCCAAGATGACGACGAAAATCTGTCAGTTGAAATTCGCAGCTCAGATTACACATTTACACAAGTTGTCCGAATTTTTGATGCATAA
- a CDS encoding bacteriocin immunity protein, giving the protein MAKLKWFSGGKERREEAIRIIEELLLDLQTNDSATSVKKTLTHYLNEFKTNGTSFPFLMNCMSLELTDAVLQSNIHFTPEQSEKLKELRKLMEIRIF; this is encoded by the coding sequence ATGGCAAAATTAAAATGGTTTTCAGGTGGAAAAGAAAGAAGAGAGGAAGCTATCCGAATTATTGAGGAGTTGCTTCTTGATTTACAAACAAATGATTCTGCTACAAGTGTGAAAAAGACATTGACACATTATCTTAATGAATTTAAAACAAACGGAACATCATTTCCTTTTCTTATGAATTGCATGAGTTTAGAATTAACGGATGCCGTTTTACAAAGCAATATTCACTTCACTCCTGAACAATCTGAAAAATTAAAAGAACTTAGAAAATTAATGGAGATTAGAATATTCTAG
- a CDS encoding bacteriocin immunity protein: protein MGKLVKEDLLNDVYNLVLSVDIKEEERQVLLKFKNAVENGKDFDKAVVSLASDLRQIGIANIAKKEKMSSSVNDFYKKISSHGLFEGNFARGLAATGVIFH, encoded by the coding sequence ATGGGAAAATTAGTCAAGGAAGATTTGTTAAATGACGTTTATAATCTTGTTTTATCTGTTGATATCAAAGAAGAAGAGCGTCAAGTTTTGCTGAAGTTTAAAAATGCTGTCGAAAATGGCAAAGACTTTGACAAAGCTGTTGTGAGTCTTGCTTCTGATTTACGCCAGATTGGCATTGCAAATATTGCTAAAAAAGAAAAAATGTCTTCAAGTGTCAATGACTTTTACAAAAAAATCTCTAGTCATGGATTGTTTGAAGGAAATTTTGCGCGTGGATTAGCTGCAACTGGGGTTATTTTTCATTGA
- the rsmA gene encoding 16S rRNA (adenine(1518)-N(6)/adenine(1519)-N(6))-dimethyltransferase RsmA codes for MRIADYSVTRAVLERHGFTFKKSFGQNFLTDTNILQKIVDTAEIDKNVNVIEIGPGIGALTEFLAENAAEVMAFEIDDRLIPILADTLRDFDNVKVINEDILKSDLQSRIKEFANPDLPIKVVANLPYYITTPILMHLIESKIPFAEFVVMMQKEVADRISAEPNTKAYGSLSIAVQYYMTAKVAFIVPRTVFVPAPNVDSAILKMTRREEPLVKVKDEDFFFRVAKISFVHRRKTLWNNLTSHFGKAEETKAKLEKALEIAEIKPSIRGEALSIADFAKLADALKEVGL; via the coding sequence ATGAGAATTGCTGATTACAGTGTGACGCGTGCTGTCCTTGAGCGTCATGGATTTACCTTTAAAAAATCATTTGGACAGAACTTTTTGACAGATACTAATATTCTACAAAAAATTGTGGATACTGCTGAGATTGATAAGAATGTCAATGTTATCGAAATTGGTCCTGGTATCGGTGCTTTGACAGAATTTTTGGCTGAAAATGCTGCCGAAGTCATGGCATTTGAAATCGACGATCGTTTGATTCCGATTTTGGCTGATACGCTCCGCGATTTTGATAATGTCAAAGTGATTAACGAAGATATCTTGAAATCAGACCTACAAAGCCGTATCAAAGAATTTGCTAACCCAGACCTTCCAATCAAGGTCGTAGCAAATCTGCCATATTACATCACAACACCAATCTTGATGCACTTGATTGAATCAAAAATCCCATTTGCAGAATTTGTCGTAATGATGCAAAAAGAAGTGGCAGACCGCATTTCAGCAGAGCCAAACACTAAAGCTTACGGTTCACTATCAATTGCTGTGCAATATTACATGACAGCCAAAGTTGCTTTCATCGTGCCACGTACAGTATTTGTGCCAGCACCAAATGTTGACTCAGCTATTTTGAAAATGACTCGCCGTGAAGAACCACTTGTTAAAGTCAAAGACGAAGACTTCTTCTTCCGCGTTGCGAAAATCAGTTTTGTTCACCGTCGTAAAACACTTTGGAACAATTTGACAAGTCACTTCGGAAAAGCAGAGGAAACAAAAGCCAAACTTGAAAAAGCACTTGAAATCGCAGAAATCAAGCCATCTATTCGAGGCGAAGCTCTTTCAATTGCAGACTTTGCAAAATTAGCTGACGCATTGAAAGAAGTCGGTTTATAA
- the rnmV gene encoding ribonuclease M5: MTEKIKIQEVLVVEGKDDTANLRRFYDVDTYETRGSAINDDDLERIEKLNDLRGVIIFTDPDYNGERIRKIIMNAIPNVKHAFLNRDEAAPKSKSKGRSLGVEHASFEDLQTALSGVLGNFDDDNQFDITRADLMRMELLMGNDSRKRREYLGEKLRIGYSNGKQLLKRLELFGITLAEVEEVMEKYTA; this comes from the coding sequence GTGACTGAAAAAATCAAAATTCAAGAAGTGCTTGTTGTTGAGGGGAAAGACGATACCGCAAATTTGCGCCGTTTTTATGATGTAGATACCTATGAAACCCGCGGGTCAGCTATCAATGATGACGACCTTGAACGTATCGAAAAATTAAATGACCTTCGTGGGGTCATTATCTTTACGGACCCAGATTATAACGGAGAACGCATTCGCAAGATCATCATGAATGCTATTCCAAACGTTAAACACGCTTTTTTAAATCGTGATGAAGCTGCGCCAAAATCAAAAAGTAAAGGTCGTTCACTCGGTGTTGAACACGCAAGTTTCGAAGATTTGCAAACAGCTCTTTCTGGCGTATTAGGAAATTTTGATGATGATAATCAATTCGACATCACAAGAGCTGACCTGATGCGTATGGAGCTTTTAATGGGAAATGATAGCCGCAAGCGCCGTGAATATTTGGGTGAAAAGCTCCGCATTGGCTACAGCAACGGTAAACAACTCCTTAAACGCTTAGAACTCTTTGGCATCACTCTGGCTGAAGTCGAAGAAGTGATGGAGAAATATACTGCGTGA
- a CDS encoding TatD family hydrolase produces MEIFDTHTHLNADDFAGREAEELALAKEMGVTRHNVVGFDAPTIKRAIELAEKYPEIYATIGWHPTEAGSYTQEIEDMIVANLSHPKVIGLGEIGLDYHWMEDPKDVQIEVFKRQIQLSKDHNLPFIVHTRDALEDTYAVIKEVGVEPRGGIIHSFSGSLEMAKRFIELGMMISFSGVVTFKKALDVQEAAQKLPLDKILVETDAPYLAPVPKRGRENRTAYTRYVVDKIAELRGLTSEEVAKATSDNAKRLFNCD; encoded by the coding sequence ATGGAAATATTTGACACACATACGCATTTAAACGCCGATGATTTTGCTGGGCGTGAAGCAGAAGAATTGGCACTTGCTAAAGAAATGGGCGTCACTCGACACAATGTTGTTGGCTTTGACGCACCAACTATTAAACGTGCTATTGAGTTAGCTGAAAAATACCCTGAAATCTACGCCACAATCGGTTGGCACCCAACCGAAGCAGGTTCATATACTCAAGAAATTGAGGATATGATTGTTGCCAATCTATCACACCCCAAAGTGATTGGCCTTGGTGAGATTGGGCTAGATTATCATTGGATGGAAGACCCAAAGGACGTCCAAATTGAGGTTTTTAAACGTCAGATTCAGCTTTCAAAAGACCACAACCTCCCTTTTATTGTCCACACTCGTGATGCGCTTGAAGATACTTACGCTGTCATCAAAGAAGTAGGCGTTGAACCTCGCGGCGGGATTATTCATTCATTTTCAGGCTCTTTAGAAATGGCAAAGCGTTTTATCGAGCTTGGCATGATGATTTCATTTTCAGGGGTTGTTACCTTTAAAAAAGCACTTGATGTTCAAGAAGCTGCGCAGAAATTGCCGCTTGATAAGATTTTAGTTGAAACGGATGCGCCTTACCTTGCACCTGTTCCAAAACGTGGTCGTGAAAACCGCACCGCTTATACTCGCTATGTTGTAGATAAAATTGCAGAGCTCCGCGGTTTGACCAGTGAAGAAGTGGCAAAAGCGACATCAGATAATGCAAAGAGGTTGTTTAACTGTGACTGA
- a CDS encoding L-lactate dehydrogenase, whose protein sequence is MTTRKQHKKVIIVGDGAVGSAYAFSLVNQGIAQELGIIEIPQLFDKAVGDAEDLSNALAFTSPKKIYAAQYSDCSDADLVVITAGAPQKPGETRLDLVDKNLAINKSIVTEIINSGFNGIFLVAANPVDILTYSTWKFSGFPKERVIGSGTSLDTARFRQALGEKIGVDARSVHAYIMGEHGDSEFAVWSHANVAGVNLEYYLQEVNDFDAEEVFQIFENVRDAAYSIIDKKGATFYGIAVALARITKAILDDENAILPISVYQGGQYPDVSDCYIGQPAVIGANGVVRPINIPLNDSELQKLQASATELKSIINEAFSKLQ, encoded by the coding sequence ATGACTACAAGAAAACAACATAAAAAAGTAATTATTGTTGGTGATGGTGCAGTAGGCTCAGCCTATGCCTTTTCACTTGTTAATCAAGGAATCGCTCAAGAACTGGGAATTATTGAAATTCCTCAATTATTCGACAAAGCTGTTGGGGATGCTGAAGACCTTAGTAATGCCTTAGCATTTACTTCACCTAAGAAAATTTATGCTGCTCAATATTCTGATTGTTCTGATGCCGATCTTGTTGTTATTACGGCTGGAGCTCCCCAAAAACCAGGTGAAACACGTTTAGATTTAGTGGATAAAAACTTAGCAATTAATAAATCAATTGTTACAGAAATCATTAATTCTGGATTTAATGGTATTTTTTTAGTTGCTGCTAATCCCGTTGATATTTTGACATATTCTACTTGGAAATTCTCAGGATTTCCAAAAGAACGTGTCATTGGATCAGGAACTTCACTTGATACCGCACGTTTCCGTCAAGCACTTGGTGAAAAAATAGGGGTAGATGCACGTTCTGTACACGCTTATATTATGGGGGAACATGGTGACTCAGAGTTTGCAGTTTGGTCACATGCTAATGTTGCTGGTGTTAACCTTGAATATTACCTTCAAGAGGTGAACGATTTCGACGCAGAAGAAGTTTTTCAAATATTTGAAAATGTTCGGGATGCTGCGTATTCAATTATTGACAAAAAAGGAGCAACTTTCTACGGAATTGCAGTCGCTCTTGCTCGTATCACTAAAGCCATTCTAGATGATGAAAACGCCATTCTTCCAATATCGGTATATCAGGGAGGACAATACCCCGATGTAAGCGACTGTTATATTGGACAACCTGCTGTTATTGGTGCTAATGGGGTTGTACGTCCTATTAACATCCCATTAAATGATTCAGAACTTCAAAAATTACAAGCTTCAGCAACAGAATTAAAATCTATAATTAACGAAGCTTTCTCGAAATTACAATAA